DNA sequence from the Glycine soja cultivar W05 chromosome 18, ASM419377v2, whole genome shotgun sequence genome:
AGGATTTGTCCCAAGTCCTTGTCTGCCTAGCATTACATGACTACCCTTAGGAATGAAGTAATTTCCCACCATTGTGTCACTCATAGAGGCATTGGGAGGAATAAAGGTTGCAGTGTGATGAAGGCGAAAAGCTTCTTTTGCCCAATCCTTCACATAGTTGAGCTTAGGTATATCTGATTCTTGGACCAGTCTCTCTTTCCCTACCGCCACAATGTCCAATTGTTCAACGGCTCGGTGGAGCAACTCAGGTTGGTTTATCATTTCAGCAAGTGCCCATTCAAAAGCATTTGATAGTCCATTGTTGCAAGCATCAATTCCTACAAGGagtttgatttgaatttaattgctgatttcaaattttatcttttcaacATGCATGAAATGGAGCCAAATTCTCTTGTTTTTGAGAAATTATTGTACGATATGGGCCCATCATGTATCCATAGTCTCAATCATTCTACATGTGATACATagttaaatgttttaatttatgggaaaaaattaagaaaacctTGTAATGTGTCACATGAAGTATGATAGACATCATGGACATGCCATCtttaatcatataataattCCTTTACCTTTTTCTTGTCTCATCACTTATAAGaaatgatatatgataaaaaaaaactaataatgagAAAGGAGTGATACTTTTTAATTATGTCACTTTTTAAttggaggagaaaaaaaaatcacatttatcACTCTATTCCTCTACTTTTCGTCTttctatgtatttttttttctcaccacTCATATATTCACCTCAAAACAGGATTGGTGTtgattgataaaagaaaaaagataaatagagaTAGAGCGAACTGATCTTGTTTTTGCTGCTATATCATATcagttttagaaaaaatgatgtttgattgttaacattaatttttataactaatgtaaaaaatgattttttttaaagatggtCATTTGAAAGTCATGTAGAaccaatattaaaatatattttctagtgGATAATTTGTGACAATTAAGAAGTTTGATGTCTATTTATTGAGTTTGCTAGAGTCGCATGAATGCAAAATACCTGAAAGATATGCATTATGATGTTAAATTCTTTTGGGATGGGATTTCGCGTAGAAAGGCTTCACACAAAAAACACGTGTATGGTTAAATTCTTTTGGATATGCATATGAACTAAATGTGTTCAATgcgttgatttttgttttttcttttatagagGACGCCTTGGCTTGACACCTTTTCAGTGTAGTTGGATTAATACTATATGTTATTTAGCTGATATTCAATTAACCACTTATATATGAAACTGgcgttattaattaattaattatccaaCTGAGTTAATTATCCATTTTGCAATTCATGCACATCCTTTACTTGCCACAGTTTTTAGTTTAAGTTCCCGTAAATAGCTTTATTAAGTTTTGGCCTATCTAGCTTCTTATAAAACGTGTATTTCGCCATGGCTACAAAATGTGTATTAGCAAAGGATTGAAAAGACTTTCGATCACAAAACTGTACTATTTTTTCCCAGCAAGGTAGGAATACCAAACAGGTGCATGCATTGAATGAGCAGCACTATTAGTTTTCCTACCCAAAAATGACAAAGTGAAGAAATAACTGCATTTGCATTCTCCTTCAACCAATTCTGGACCATTGaagtaataaaaagttattttacttCCTCTGTTATAAAatagttgttattttaattttttttagtataatgttgattattttttcacttatatctCCAAGCCAATATGAGTTTTAATATTGTAAAAAGTACTTTCCGTCTCAATTGTTCAATATCGTATGAATCTGCGCGATTAGATTGTGTAGGTATAGGCCAATCAATTTTTGAATGCTGAAGTTGTAGGTTTTTTTCCTTAGTTTTTTAACACCACTAAAATTGTTACACTATTAGAATGAATATGCACGATTAGATTGTGTAGGTATAGGCCAATCAATCAAATTACTCAATATTTATCCACGACATGTCATCGCCACTAGCTTGTTTAGCCAACAAAGCATCATTAACTGCTTGGAGGCAATTGTAATAACCTAGTTATTTCTTCAATAGTTCAGGATTGGTTGAAGAAGAATTGTGATCAAGTTATTtctacatttttctttcttgattaGGAAAAGTAAAAATGCTGCTCATTTGATGGCTTCACGTATACTTCTTGCCGTCGGTCCCGGTCAGTGCATGCACCAGTTTGGTATAATATTCATAccttgcaaaaaaaataaaagtagttaTGTGATCGAAAATCTTTTCAATCCTTTAGTGATAGTATAATCTTTGTAGCCATGACGAAAAACATGTTTTATAAGATGCTTAATTGgacaaaactaaataaaattattcacggGAACTAAAACTTAAGActgtataaataatttattatatcagttaaataaacggttaatcGAATCGGGTAAATATTAATGGTCCAACTACAACGAAAAGGCGCCAAGAGCCAAGGTGGCCtctatagaaaaaataatatgctAATCAGTGTTTTTAGAGTAttatttaagaaactaaaaagaattttttttattaggatgcataaatttataatgtttatatatttttctgtgatttttacaataaatatttatttttttaatttttaatcaatgttcTAATTACACCGCTaggtcattaaaaaaaatactaaaattaaacaTGTTGAACACATTTATATACTTCAGTTCATGCAAAAGTCATAGTGCATATCTTTCAGGTATTTCGCGTGCACCTCTAGCTTACACTATAAATAGGCATCAAGCTTCTCTTCAGAAATCATCCACTTTTTCTCTAAATCGTAGCCAAAGTAGCAATtcatcttgctcttcttttttgtctgaaaaccccttttcCAAGCCATGGCTCACTCCCCTTTTCTATTATTGTCAAATCTTCAAGGCTTTTGGTCTTCTTTGCTTGTTATATTCACTTGCTTTACCATTATGATCAAAGCCCTAAGATACAACTTCATTGAGAACTATTCCaacaaaccaaaaccaaaaccaaaactaCCCCCAGGCCCAAAATCATGGCCTATAGTTGGGAACCTTCCTGAAATATTTCATGAAAGAAATGAACACCGAAATTGCGTGTATTCGCTTAGGAAATGCCTATGTTATCCCAGTGACATGCCCCACCATTGCCAGTGAGTTCTTGAGAAAACAAGATGCAACTTTTACATCAAGATCACTAAGCATGTCCGCTGATCTCATCACTAGCGGATACTCAACCACAATTTTTGTGCCCTTTGGGGACCaattgaagaaaatgaagaaaatcattaccaatgattttctttcttcacCCAAGCACCTATGGCTTCATGACAAAAGGACTGAAGAAGCTGACAACCTTATGTTTTACGTCTACAACGAGTGCAAAAATGTGAACGATGGTGTCTGCATGTGGACTAGAGAATATCAGGAGTGCTTCAAGGCATTATTGTGGTAAACTCATcaggaaaattatttttaatacaagGTATTTTGGGAAGGGCAGAGAGGATGAATGGCCTGGTTTTGAGGAAATGGAACATGTTGATTCCATCTTCGATTTGCTCAACTACATTTATGCATTTTCTGTTTCTGATTATATGCCATGCTTGAGGGGACTTGACTTGGATGGCCAAtaaaagaaagtgaaggaagcttTGAGGATCATCAAGAAGTATCATGATCCCATTGTTCAAGAGAAAATTAAACAGTGGAATGATGGATTAAAGGTTGATGCAGAGGACTGGCTTGATGTTCTGATCTCTCTGAAAGATGCCAGCAATAACCCATCATTGACATTGGAGGAGATCAATGCACAAATTATAGTAATATATTTCACTTCTCTCTTAGTTTGTTTTTCTTACTTGTATTAACACTTGCTCACGTAAACACAAACCATATTTCATGTTCGGTTTTTAATGAGGTTTAAGTATTTATTTGATATCTGtagttacattttatttttttactttttaacctTTCACTTATGCTTAAAAACATTCACTTTTAgtccatttatatatattatttttaatctctcttAGTTCTTGTCCTAAGaactaaaaagattaaaatgatatgTATATTGATTGGGATCATAAATATGTAACGGTCTCAAATCATACAATGATTGATCGTAAACAAGTGATTTGGTACCATTTCATGGAAAAAGTAAAGTTTGAAAGTGATAGTCAAACTCAAAATTAAACTCCTTTGTAGGAATTGATGCTTGCAACAGTGGACAATTCATCAAATACCTTTGAATGGGCACTTGCTGAAATGATAAACCAACCTGAGTTGCTTCACCGAGCCGTTGAAGAATTGGACACTGTGGTAGGGAAAGAGAGACTGGTCCAAGAATCAGATATACCTAAGCTCAACTATGTAAAGGCTTGTGCAAAAGAAGCTTTTCGCCTTCATCCAATTGCACCCTTTATTCCTCTCCATGTCTCTATGAGTGACACAATGGTGGGAAATTACTTCATTCCTAAAGGTAGCCATGCAATGCTAAGCAGACAAGAGCTTGGGAGAAACCCAAAAGTGTGGAATGAACCCTACAAGTTCAAACCCTAACGCCACCTCAAGAGTGATGGGTCTGATGTGGTTTTGACAGAACCAAATTTGAAGTTCATATCATTTAGCACAGGAAGGCGTGGCTGTCCCGGAGTGATGCTTGGCACCACAATGACCGTGATGCTATTAGCCAGGTTGCTCCATGGCTTCACTTGGAGTGCACCACCCAATGTTTCATCAATCAACCTTGCCGAGTCCAACGATGATATCCTTCTTGCAGAACCACTTGTGGCAATTGCTAAGCCAAGATTACCATCAGAGCTAGCTATACCaacttgaaattaaataatgtgGATTTAATTTACCTAGGCAACCCATACGTATGAACATGATGTAACACATATATATGCTCAGATAAATAAGACGAATGAATCGCCAAAGTACGTGTTGAATGAAAAACGTAAATGACTGTCATGTAGTGTAAAAATGGTCTAAAATGTTCGTTATTGGTTCAGTTCAGGTTGATGGTGTAATACAATTAAAATgtgtttgaatttttctttaggctatttaaactttaaagtatTAACTTAATGTTGCATGCaaaaaagtgataaattgaaaCTAATCTCTATATCTCTCTCATATGCTTACATCAATTCTCTCCATTCCTCGATTCGGTGCTACACCATTGGAAAACACCATTTGTATATGCAAACTCTCAATTCTGCGATTCCCGCCCGTTGTGTATGTCTGATGAATCAGAAAAATTATGCATGAGGGAACTCTCAATTCCGCAATTCCCCATTCTACTTATGTCtgattagtgaaaaaaaatgtgacggttaaaaaattaagagtgaaaaaaaaataaagaattgcgGAGGAAATGACGTATAATATAAGTCTGCCAGAACTATGTCATGtcgccatgtgcatacttaaaCACTCTCGAATCCATGATTATCATAAGAGAACGAAGTGTAGGGTTCAGAGCTCTGTTGAAAACCCAAATCTATGGACATCAATTCTCTTGATTCCGCGCTATGATACTCCATTGAAAGAAGCAGGTCATGCTCAAAGCCTATCTTAGAGAATTGTGATGACAAATGTGACTTGTACCATGGGTGTGATTTCAGAAAAAAGAGCGTTGAAATTAAATCCCATTTGTGAATGTAACCTCCTCGTTCTAAATTCAACGATTCCCCATGTTGCAAGCGTAACTTTGAGGAGTggatgacacagatgcaattagCTAACTTGAAGTAATGATCATCATGGGCCAAATGACTAAAAGGttaatttcatttgaaatttatcatattggagtaaattttgaattaatatttaaataggaCAAGTCATATGAATTTTTACTACGAAATCATACAAAAATTGacgattttagttttttttaatattttttatatgaacttgaaacatttttaatgactttaaagttgttttaattttttattttttaaattaatttttgacaactttaaagtcgttttaatttttacccatttttgctttaatatttttgataatatttttgttaatgatattaacaaataatatgaacttaaattttatcaaataatattaattttttaaaatatttattaattagttgttacatttatcattaagtaaattaataatttcatacattattattaattaatttttttatttgataaaattattttaatattaataataaaaaataatttggtaaTAAAAGTagtcatttaaataaaacaacatgatacattaatataaaatgatcaatacaaattaaatacaaacataaaattgaaaaatataagtaatattaGTCATCAATTTACTTGTATAGATAATTACTATGATTATGTCCTTGAGTTCTATATAATgaacattttttatgcatatttgaaattaatttgtcaaTCTCAATATATGACTAGTGATCGACCTTCTCGTTGTGTCTTGTAGCTTAAAAGGACCAAACATAAAATATGGATCCAAATATTATGGTCATTTATCTTCGCTtccaagaaaataaaactataaactttgaaaatattttccaacttatatataagattaacaaagtcttttatttacattattttttctaatttacaaaacaaccaATAATCCTTAACattagtaacaaaaaaataaaaaaatattaaataaaatatatacaaaaatataaaaaataaaacaatataaaaaatatagaaaatattaaataaaataatagacagatgtataaattaaaactaGTTTAGAGTGGGTTcaaaactaatataattttttttaaaaaaaatttaacacgactttgaagttgttaaaatatatttgacttcaaataaataattaaaaaaatatattaactttgAAGTCATTAAACATGGTACCacttcatataaataaattaaaaaaataaaattattcaatttttatgactttaattaaaaaagattaaagtCGTCAATTTTTTTATGGCTTCATAACCAGACGTTGTAAAAATTTCtatgatttatctctttttagatattaattcaaaatttactctcatttaataaattttaaatgaaattatctCCTTGTAATCATTCCGCTGATCATCATGTATAAGAATTCACATATTCACAATAATGTATATAGCAAGGCAGAGGGCTGAGAAAGATTGTAATCCATAATTGGTGTtatataaagtttaatttttattagtagtatgattttttttatattgtgtaCTAATgacataaaatatgttaaatataattattaaggtATAAAGTTAtcgtaaaaattaataaatttatcatatatacgtgttaatttgtgattttgtgattttatattatcaatgtataaattatttacattaaaCTATATAATCATACTTTGTTTTACTCTGCCTCAACAGATTGATTTGAATTTggcatataaaataaattttcttatacaTATTACACAATGATCTTTTGAATGAGATACGTGTTGTCATCTAACTAATCTTCCGACTAAAGGTTGTTACACTCATCAGTGTTCAAATTGGTCCAGGCTATTCAAGATATTCACAGGCATGAAGGTGGCAGCACCTGCTTAGGGAATCTAATCTGGTTGCAAATCTTTTAGCTAAGCATGGAAGGCATATGCATTGTCGTTATCATATTTTCCATGTTGTTTCTGAATTTCTTTGTAATGCTTTAAAGGCGGATCTGATTAATTGggatttgttttattaattagaggtttctttatatatatatatatatatatatatatatatatatatatatatatatataaagacaaCCATGAATgttactgaaaaaaaaattcaacagaGATTTTATTAGTTGACCTTGCGCTGGCGTTGATTTTGTTATTGCTTCATTTTCAGCAATGTGATATGCATGATGCCCTTTTCTCTGCAGAGTTTTGTTGGCATGGGGACTCCATAAATGAAATCATGACTCAAACATTAAAGCCATCAGCAAGCAAAGTAAATGGCTTCACCATATTTTCACTATTTCAAGAATCCCTTGTTTTTCATTAATGATATCTAAGGTTGATCAAGATGAATCTATATATGTATCCAGTTATGCATTTTGATAACTGTTGGAGCTAGAGGGCATCGTAATGAAGTCTCAAGTGTTGCAAGTGTATTGTTCATCTGATGTCTTGTGTATCTTTCCCTTTTATTGCTCGATTACTTTTTACTTGCCTGAATGTAAAATGCTTATATAAACTCCATAATTGGATCAACCATCTGACTTTTATGTGTTCTACCAGACCAGGGATACATGCATCTCTCTATGGAATGGGAAGTGAAAGCCCAATGAAGACAGATTGTTGTACCTACTAACTGTTACGTTACAGCAGCAactgattttattaatttagtaatttttataataattatcttaaaaaaatatttagcaaCTGATTTTGTGAATCTTGAATAAGTCTCTGGCTAAAAGtcattttttcttgtagtgtGTTTATAAATATCATTGAAAAAAAGACATGTGTTGTCTTCATTAATTTATTGCGTGTGTATCCTTGAACGAAGTTTACAACATAAatttaatctttcaaaaacatttgtaaattcattttatcatcaaGATGGTCTGAATTAAGGCTACTATTTCACGGCATCCAGTAACCAAAATTATCTATTGGGTAATGATATATACTTAAACACTTCAGTATTTTACACATATAAGTAacaccttttatttatttctatctttatttttttttacatcaaataCCTATTAGTTATATATCAATCACCTTTTTCaatcttatttttctctctgtGTTGGTGTATATAAGCATATGATATGGGTATCAAAAAAACATTTCCCttatattaaaactaaaaataaagagTGATTAAGGAGTGTGACTTATatcttcttaattaattttcaaccGGCCTTGCAAACTTTGGCCACATATGGTCATCTTTATTTCAATGGACGTAATTAACAAGCCTGCTACAACTTTTACCTTCCCATTACCTTTTCCTTAAATATTTCTGTCACATAGGCTCATAACTAAAGCATAATTTCATTTACCTTCAGAACTCAATGGGTGGTGATGATCAAATGAAGACGCTGCAGGCAaagccaaaacaacaacaacttcaACTTGAAGAACTGTACCAAGGAATCCCAGATGAGTCTGTTAACCTTACCTTTCAAGACCTAGCCAATGTGAATTCATCAAACAACACAATGGCCACTACTAAACACGTTTCTGAAGGAGGTATAATTAACAACCCTACAAATATACCATCACCTTCTCTTTCCACAGTGCCTAGACTTGACTTCAAAAAAGGCTTGGAGGCATCCTATCACAGCCATCACCACCATGACAACAACTACAATCATCACCATCAACACCAACAACATAGAGGTGGTGGTGACTCTCCATGGGGTCGTTTTAGCCATGCAAGTGATGGTGTACCAAGTAGGACTGGTGAGTATAGCATGAGTTATAATGGAATGAAGAGTGGTGAGAGTTTTGCTTCTGGAAAAGGTGGTTCTGGTCGACGAAGGCGACCGGGGATTCCTCACTCTAAGATTTGCACCATTTGCAGTAACTATGTTTATCTTTTCAGAACTAGATGCCTGGTATGTCTTTGTGCCTTACTAGTTACTCGGGatcttgaaaatgaaaaaaataatatttttattgataaatattattttattagaattttagttttattaataaaagagaTTGAACTTgtgatattttctctttttctttatctttgtaTCATCTCACCCATCTTATATCTCCCGAAAatgaaaagattaataattttattttcacttatatatattgACTAGGGCAATTTTATTAGCTAATACATGttacaaaattattacattattaatcttTCTATGTAATGTGTACAAGAAAGGGACTGTATAGTTAAAGTAAagtttaacttaattaattagctATATCACAACTTTTATGATATATAGTTAATGATATTTCTGGAGCATGCAGGTATGTGGCAGGGTTTATTGCAGGCAGTGTGTGGAAATAGGCATGGGAGAAATGACAGAAGGAAGAAAGTGCATTGAGTGCCTTGGATTGAGATTCAGCCAAAGGTAATGATTAATTTCCTAATCCAGTGTTTtacttggaaaaaaaattacgaaggtaaaaa
Encoded proteins:
- the LOC114394748 gene encoding uncharacterized protein LOC114394748, with the translated sequence MGGDDQMKTLQAKPKQQQLQLEELYQGIPDESVNLTFQDLANVNSSNNTMATTKHVSEGGIINNPTNIPSPSLSTVPRLDFKKGLEASYHSHHHHDNNYNHHHQHQQHRGGGDSPWGRFSHASDGVPSRTGEYSMSYNGMKSGESFASGKGGSGRRRRPGIPHSKICTICSNYVYLFRTRCLVCGRVYCRQCVEIGMGEMTEGRKCIECLGLRFSQRYIERAGMAGCCSLRYPSTLKHVELNWAEKGPRRSGDRGYNNGHHSMASTRPRTPTNRRSPLSIASTEASFVMSATHSPFSAHHHHIPL